TTACACTACAcggccaaaagtattcgctcgtctgccttcacacacatatgaacctgAGCGCTGTACTCAACAAGGACCCGAGCGCAGACACAGAGTGAGCAGATCAATGAAACCTTTTTATTTCACAACTCACGCAAAGCTTCATACACTACAATCACAGTTCATGATGGATACTCGAACAGGGGTCAGAACAAAGGGGCATAAACTAAAGGGGGAGGTCGGTCCTCTGGAAGTGGCTCTGGGTGCTGAATctagagagaggagggagaatTATTGACTGTGCTTTAGGGACATAACTAATaactgtgggagagagaggtcGAGCTTACTAACCCAGGGAGGGGAAATCACTGCATTGAACTTTTATTTACATGTCACTCAGCATCCATAAAAACATGCTGTGTGtctaaaatgttcaaattcactttATTGTGTTGGAAGACAAGTTTAAACCCTTCATCTGATGAGATACATTAGCTCTTTGTTAGTGAGGCTTAcagtaaatgaatgaatggctCATGCAGCAGTGAATGTGTCAACAACTGCAGAGTTTAGGAACTGAATGCAGACACGTGAAGACAAACTAAAGTGAGAGACAGCCTTTATTTTGGCTGGTGAAACATAATCAGAACCCCAAACTGGCTGCAGACACTGAGACCAGGACCTGTAACACTATAGATACACGAGGGCAACTAGGACAAGTGAACACAACACGGTAACGAGACGCAAGTGAACGTAATCAAAGACAGTGAACTAGAAGGcaaattaaaactaaacaagAAACTAGGGACAagaaactatcaaaataaaacaggaagtgaaagccATAACTAAAGGAGGAAACAGTCACATGAATGAACTCAGCCGGTACAACAGGATCAGtcaggaaacactgagggaacAAATGAAAGTTGAAGGAGCCAGAGGTGCAGGACATCACCAGGAAGTGATCACAGCTCAGCTTCAGTCACACTGCAGCATTCAGGAGAGAAAGAGTGCGAGGATCAGCAGAACAACGAGCAGTGATGTCACACAGGTAGCTGAAAgacgcacacaaacacttctCATCAGATCTGTTGTCAAAAACATTCGCTCTATGAATAAATCAGATCATAACAGACGTCACAGGGTCTCACTACCCGCCCATTCTCCAAACACCTTCACaggtttgtctctgtgtgctgcagctctgatcgTATTTGTCTCATTCAGAGAGGTCTGTGAGGCTTCCTGAAGCTGAGCTTCACTCATGTTTATTCTAATCGAGTCCTTCTGGGTTCAGCAGGATCAGCTGAGGCTTCAGAGGAActtcttcctgtctctctgctcAGAGTGTTTGAGTCTTTGTGCCAAACTCAGAAGGATCAGGGAGGCATCAAACTTACATGTCACACAGTCTCTTCAGAGTATGTGTGACAGGAAGTCCTCATTCACCCTTCCTGTCCCCTGCGCTCTGATGTTCACACATGTGCAGCCTGTAGAGCTGAGCATGCTCAGACCAACCTGTGGCTGCGGGTGTGAGGAGGAACTcacacacaccagcagctgctgctgcactctCACATTAGAGGAAGGAGAAGAGGTcagagaggaggaggcggaGCCTGAAGTGATTGATTAGTATCAGATGAGTGAGACTTGAGAGTGCAGCAGGAAATCTGACTGatctctgagcagctcctggAAGTGATGTCAGCTGTGAGGCGGTGGACAGACCCGTCCTGCAGCTCTGTGGTCTGAGAGTCAACACTTGGCAGGAAACTCAGAGAGAAGGATGGAGGTGAAGCTGTTGCTGCTCGTCTCCGTGCTCGCTGTTCTgggtaagagtgtgtgtgtgtgtgtgtgtgtgtgtgtgtgtatggctaTGCAGGCTGCTATTCACCTCTCAGCACAGTCAAGGGTTAAACATGAGCAGCACCTGCAGCAGGAAGTGAAGAGAAGAAGCCTCACACCTGCTCGTCACTGAGCTTCATAGGTTTTAATGATGGCTGTCAGAGGGGACGGGTTATAAAAGGACGAGCTGAACGCTGGCGTTCAGGCATTCTTAAAGATTGTGCAAACTTGTTGCCTTAGAAAAACTGAAGCAACTTCAACCTAAAAGCGAGTCAGTTATCCCAGCCGGTTCACTCTGAGTGTGCAGACATGAACATGAGCTTCAGAGGTGTAAAGTCATTTGGAGTGAAACACTGATGTAACTCTGAAAACTTTGAATGGCTGAGATATTTCAGGCAGGAGGACTTTCTGTACCGAGCATGGCTGATTATCATCACCACAGACCCACATTTCTCACACGTTCTAAAAACACTCTGACATGTTAAATTATTCCTATTCTGTGAGCTTCCAATATTATAGACCTGCTAAAGAGTCAAAAACACACTCTGATCTGAATAAGACCACAGCGTCAAAAGTCATTAAAGTCCAACTTCCACACGTTTCAGATTGGCTGTATGTGATCGGCTGCTCGGGCATCATCCTGTGTTTCTACCATCAGTCTGCAGCTGTATTAGCACAGAGAACGATCTCTGCATGACTAAAAACTAAACTGCGTCTCGTTTTATGAGTTGTGAAGCTGCACAGACGCTCTCATTTAAATGAAGTAAGGCCACTGTTTGCACTGACAGCGTGACGACTGCAGACGTGTTTGAAGTAACCCGTCAGCTCGGTGCTCGTGTTTGATTTTCCTCCACGTTAGAGCACGGGGGCTGCGACACCACGAGTGCAGTGGGCTGATGGGAAGGAAAGACGGTTTTTTAAGTGAATTTCAAGCTGCTGTAATGTAATGAGTAATCATCATTTAAATATGTGCCTGCTGTGATGCCTTTATCTgatgaaaacatttcatttatgtGATCAAAATGGTATAAAAACATGCATCCATGCAGGTCAGACCTACAAAAAACTACAGATAATGTAAAATGGTGTCAACTggtgaaagagaaaaataagacCTCCATTAACAACTTACAGGCTGTTAGTTTGGGTTTAAATGTGAAATGTGCTCCAGCAGGTTTGTCCAGCAGGTAAAAGCTGCTTGGACACCAGAGAGACCCTGAGACTCCAACCATGTCAGCCGTTCTGTCACCTTTCTGTGGTcttcttaaaacaaaacaaaaccagggtTTAAAAACTTCAGACTCCAAATTAAACCTGCATAAccaaataaaattataattattaattcAGTGCATGAAATGAGCTAAAACCAGTGAAGTGGGCATTTTCCACTCAGTAAAATGTCCCTAAATGCAGCATCAGACAGTAACAGGAAGTTGTTCTGTCACCACAGAAAACTGGTTCTTCTTCTCAGACCACATATGTTGGTCTGACTCACCCTCctctaccagccaatcacagcagagcGTCTCTCCAGCTGATCCACTCTCTTTCTTCACTCTGCTTCctgtggctgtttggtttccacACTTTGACGCCCTCTGCTTCTCTGACTCACTCACACATCTGAAAACTTCTCAACTTTAGAAGCTTTGAAAACGTCTTCAGTTTGGACCTAAACTTCCAGAATGAGACAGACACATTACTTTGAAGTGTACAAGCAGAGTCCAACAATaattacagctgcagcagcaatgAGGGGGCCTCAGGGGGCCTGAGGGGGCCCGCTGAGGCTGCTCGGGAGTCATTCAGCTAATCACTGGCTCCTTTGGCCTTTAGCTGGGGTTAGTGAATGCCCATTAATTACACATATCcatataaacattttttctgcatttacacTTGGTGTTGATATCAATACCTCCAATGTAAATATTGACTTGAGtctgtagggggcgctgttGCGCCAATTACcaattttctgtatatatacATTTATGCTTGGTAAGTAAATAAGTGATTCAAATTCAAGGCAAATTGGACAAAGTATGCACGAGTGATTACATGTATAGTTTTGCAACCAGCCACTAAAACCAAACCtaaaatctgcattattttttccTAGATGGCACTGTGGAGTCATTTTGCCATATTCAATAATCAGAGCGATAAAATCAGAAAGTTTCATCATGACAGGGGGTGTTCATGACTTTGAGCTTTCCAAATCCTTCAAcaaccacttcctgtttcatggcAAATTGGCATGGAGCATGTGTAGGCACTCAAAAAAGCGAATCGTTCATCAGAATAATAAACGTGATTACATAGGGCCTTCGCAGTGTCAGCGCTCAGGCCTGAACAAGGCGGAGCTGAACCGAACAACCGCGGACTGTTAGAACGACCTTTCTCGACACAAACATCACTGACAGAAGGTCCTCTTCTCTTGCAGGGGTAACCCTTGTGTCCGGTCGCCATCCTCACCCCTCAATGCCCGGATCGCCGTACAACATCAGCAGGAACGATCGCGGCCTCCAGCAGGTCATCCTTGATGCTGCCTACTCCTTTAACAACCAATCAAATGATGCCTTCCTCTTCAAACCCGCCACCATCAATATGGCGCAGCGACAGGTACGACACACCTGGAGCTGGAGTCAGATGTATGACCAACAGGGTCAAAGTTCAACCTTTATATGGCAGTCAAACTGGTTTCATGAACTCATTTGAGATGTCATGGAGGCCTGACCCAGGATTCATGCTGGCATGGGGGTTCCTCAGGAAGTGcttaccgtgtgtgtgtgtgtgtgtgtgtgtgtgtgtgtgtttcagattgtTAAAGGGATTCGGTACATTGCAGATTTTCAGATTTCCAGAACAGTGTGTCGCAAACGAGACAAAAACAACGATGTGTCCCGGTGTGACTTCCAGCCGCCCGGCCCACTCCACCAGGTGAGTCTGAGCTGCAGGCTATGAATAACAGACATGGTTTGGCCTCCGCCATGTTGGTTTTTGGAGTCAAAAGTGATGAAAGATTGGAGGCCTAATGCTGCTTAGCTTGAATATCAGTCtgcatccatagactgtatgAGAGCatcacacaggcacagatacctgctaatgaTGCTCAGTAACAACCAAATCAAATCTGCCCGTGTCACCAtctgtcaaagaggccacgcctctaataatgcaaactttaagcctttaTACAATTCAGACAGGTGAGGTATAAAAAGTTCACTactgtacagctgttatgaaacATGATGTGCTTCTACAAATGAGTAGAAGTTAAGTATGAATAAAAACTAGAGGACCGAtaacagaaccctgtggaactcccaCAATCCAGATTTAGTTTTCTCTCAGTGATTCATCCTGAAAACCCTCATCTGTCTGTCAAAGGCTTCAGGTCCAACCTTTGCAGTCTTATTATTCATGTGTACGCATGTGTAAcaccaccaacacacacacaaaacacctgCAGCACATTACTAtacactccatccatccattcacatccgcttatccttttcggggttgcggggggctggagcctatcccagctgtcatagggtgagagtcagggtacaccctgaacaggtcaccagcctgacgcagggccaacacagagagacaaacaaccatttgtactcacattcacacctatgggcaatttagagtgaccaattaacctaacctcagtaaatgcatgtctttggactgtgggaggaaaccggactGTACACTgtctattattaatattttggtCTGAGACTGACTCATTAAACCACAACACTCCATAAATGTTGGTATCTGCACTGACATGTTAAATATTCAGATACTCTAACAAAGTAAAAGTACCAAAATTcactttaaacaggtgagtcatagaaccccccccccccccccatacagctgttatgaaggtggaattatccacagagaccaaagcagtttctgtatcagctgtaaacatgttgatttctgctggaaagtttaacatgggagtctatgaggACTGAGCCACTGTGGCGCCCCTGCtggacaccagaggaactgcaggatttggtgcttctttatttttcagccctggaggttgATGTTCAGTCTGAAACTATATGCAAATGACTTAAAGTGTAAATATTACTCATTCATTTGCGCTGCCCCTAACATAATCAGAATAGTGATGATGCACCTGTGTGGAGGTCGAACTGACCAGAAACGACAGCATTAGGATGAAGATTCAGGAGCCTCCTCATCTTAGTCtaatctgagtgtctgtaggTTTTACAGGAACAGCTGTTTGTCCCAGCATGAGACTGTAAGTCTCTCGGTAACAGCACCATGGATTGCAGTGCATCTTGGGAAATTTGCATGTCCTATGCAGCAGGGTATTTTTTCATGTTGTCAGTTTTTAATATAAACAAttaaacatataaaaatgcttcctgtttgtttgtataGAAGTACAGTTATAGTAATACTCTTAATCCTCATAGTGGTAAAGCAGTAAAACTTGCAGTACTGTGTATTTCAGTGTGTAAAGAGGAGTGAGGCGGCTGTAAATGTGCATGCAGTGAACAGGACCAATCCTGAGAGGTCTTTCAGGGCTTCATGATTGTTTTTCAGGTGTTTCAGTGTCACGTGGATGTTTGGATGATTCCCTGGGAAGAACCACAGAAGAAGACTCTCAACTTACTTTGCAAACAGTGACCGTAGCAgcggcctcctcctcctgatgacCTTCATCacctcctgctgctgtcactcaTCTTCATGTCACATCTTCATCCGCTAAAGAAACTCTCAGGACACTCGCCCACTTTCACCCCTGTACTCTGAATATTTAAGTTTTTCCAAACAGACTCACAGAGATGATGAAACTGAACTCTGCTTGTGTGAACTTCATTTCAGCAATAAAACGATCCAACAATGAGCGTCTCCGCAGGTTTTTCCATTTCTGAGGTGAACACTGACCGCAGGTGCTGATCTGAGGGCCACGTTTGGGTTCATCGGGACTGAAACCTGAGGCAGAGGAggccccctgctggtcagagCAGAGCAAACAGGCCAATTTTGGTTGTTCCATTATAAATGTTTCTTCCATAAATCCATgaagaaatgtgtgtgaagggCGAGCGATGATTATTTggcctgtctgtgtgggttcatTCATTTAAAGGGGATTATTgtagattctttttttctttaaacttttCAAAATGAACTAAAGCTTCAGCAGAAACTGAAGAAACAGCAGCTTTGACTTTGTCATACTGAACTTGATCTGGTGTAATACCAGTTTGTGACTGAGTAACCTTTATTAACTGGGGCAACTCCTGAAGAACAGGCAGTCATATTTCAAATGGTGCGCTGGGAAAAGGCAAAGCTTCTTAGAGATGGGCGGGGCGGGCACTGGGGTGGCTCAGTGACAGAGCAGGTGACCATATTTGCCACGAGGCTGAAAAAAAAGCGCAGGTTCAAATCCCGGCCTGTCGCTCTTCCCCCGTCTCttctcctgctttcctgtcacATCTACACTGTCAATAAAGTTGGTGcggccaaaaaacaaaaacaaaaaaagggggtgGGGCAAAAAGTGTAAACGTCTGAAAATATCAAGACACCTGCTGGTAAAACACTGCCCTCTGGTGGTGAAAGTTCCAGTTAAATGTTGCCAGTCAATTACAATTACTGTGCTCATGAAGAGCAGTGGAGGGAGGGGTTAAAGTTCATCTGCATGCTTTCAAAAGCAAACCTTTGGAGAGTGTTTCATGAATACTTTGACCTTTTGTGACAATGGAAGCACAGAAACATCTCTGTGGCGGTTTGGCATTAAAGTTGTTTCTTCTCCATGAACTGGTTCTGAATGTCTCCATTACATATTCATTCATTCGGGTTGGGCTTATTAAAATCAGCTGCAGGTTTCACCTGTGCAGGAGGACAGAGTCAGAGAACAGGTTCGGTCAAAGGTTTTATTGAGAGTTTATTGAGGAGGCTGCAGACCGACAGCAGGAAATCCAgctaaaatgactgaaatacaaagttcacagagaaaaatgcatttggcacaaaaacaaagcaaaagttTTTCTTCTCGCTCCAACGATTAACTGATCAATAATCATCTCAGAGACTCTTCAGGAACAAACGGAAACATGACCAAACTGGACATCTTCTGGTATTTTCCCCTCGACACTTTACACAGAGCTTAGAAGAATAACGGCCCAAATAGCGTGCAGCTTCAACCCAAAGATTATTCAGCCTGCTAATACTGATCAGTTCATCCAGTGCACATCTGAAAAAGTATCAGTACGAAGCGACTAAATGAGTCGatctggagggaaaaaaattaaaagcagcaCAGCACTCATGTAAGATACAAATAAAATGAcccattatgctcatttccagctacttATTTTTATGATGTCTGGAACAAGCTGCACTTCCTGTCTCTTGCCCTCCTCACTAAAGCCTACTGTCTTCTGATTGGGCAGCACCCAGAGCTCATGAGCCATACAGGCTGCAGCAGATGACCATGTACACAAATCTGTGACATGATGATGTGAGCAGAAAAACCAAATCTTTCCTGATGTTTGCTTCGCGTTATGAAACCCGGCCACGAAAGCTCGATATAGGAGGAGCAGAATTGTTCAGCTAACATGACACATTCAACTAAGAAATCCAAGCTAGTCGTGCTGCTAACAGAATATACGAAGTCAGAGTTCCACACGCGACTGACGTCAAACATCGCCGAACCGAATCGTAGACCTGATTCTCTGTTCGATGGCGTTGCTTGTGCTG
This is a stretch of genomic DNA from Archocentrus centrarchus isolate MPI-CPG fArcCen1 chromosome 15, fArcCen1, whole genome shotgun sequence. It encodes these proteins:
- the cst7 gene encoding cystatin-F, which produces MEVKLLLLVSVLAVLGVTLVSGRHPHPSMPGSPYNISRNDRGLQQVILDAAYSFNNQSNDAFLFKPATINMAQRQIVKGIRYIADFQISRTVCRKRDKNNDVSRCDFQPPGPLHQVFQCHVDVWMIPWEEPQKKTLNLLCKQ